From a region of the Rhinolophus sinicus isolate RSC01 linkage group LG04, ASM3656204v1, whole genome shotgun sequence genome:
- the ST6GALNAC6 gene encoding alpha-N-acetylgalactosaminide alpha-2,6-sialyltransferase 6 isoform X5, which produces MNDAPTTGYSADVGNKTTFRVVAHSSVFRVLRRPQEFVNRTPETVFIFWGPPNKMQKPQGSLVRTIQRAGLVFPNMEAYTVSPGRMRQFDDLFRGETGKDREKSHSWLSTGWFTMVIAVELCDHVHVYGMVPPDYCSGPACSACPTTTMSPRGRTSVSPTSRMSTVARATTTASSPRRGSSHPGPSCTGSPSPIPLGPRLPCLWGRHKGYKRSGSPPSHSTKGHLLANQGWPECLLSSQGLEEVYLPASQGLGVALGQSGIWTSMWLIRGVEISCPVRV; this is translated from the exons ATGAATGACGCACCCACTACGGGCTACTCAGCAGATGTGGGCAACAAGACCACTTTCCGCGTGGTGGCCCATTCCAGTGTATTCCGTGTGCTGCGGAGACCCCAGGAGTTTGTCAACCGGACCCCCGAAACCGTGTTCATCTTCTGGGGCCCCCCGAACAAGATGCAGAAACCCCAGGGCAGCCTTGTGCGCACCATCCAGCGGGCAGGCCTGGTGTTCCCCAACATGGAGGCCTACACCGTCTCTCCCGGCCGCATGCGCCAATTTGACGACCTCTTCCGGGGTGAGACGGGCAAGGACAG GGAAAAGTCCCATTCGTGGTTGAGCACAGGCTGGTTCACTATGGTGATTGCAGTGGAGTTGTGTGACCACGTGCACGTCTATGGCATGGTCCCCCCTGACTACTGCAG CGGTCCCGCCTGCAGCGCATGCCCTACCACTACTATGAGCCCAAGGGGCCGGACGAGTGTGTCACCTACATCCAGAATGAGCACAGTCGCAAGGGCAACCACCACCGCTTCATCACCGAGAAGAGGGTCTTCTCATCCTGGGCCCAGCTGTACGGGATCACCTTCTCCCATCCCTCTTGGACCTAGGCTGCCCTGCCTGTGGGGCCGTCACAAGGGATACAAGAGAAGTGGCTCTCCACCCAGCCACTCCACCAAGGGCCATCTCCTGGCCAATCAAGGCTGGCCGGAGTGTCTCCTGTCCAGTCAGGGTCTTGAAGAAGTATATCTTCCAGCCAGTCAGGGCCTAGGGGTAGCTCTTGGCCAATCAGGGATTTGGACTTCTATGTGGTTAATCAGGGGTGTTGAGATTTCTTGTCCAGTCAGGGTCTGA
- the ST6GALNAC6 gene encoding alpha-N-acetylgalactosaminide alpha-2,6-sialyltransferase 6 isoform X6, producing MSGCKSESLPPGPPAGRWPLPLSSHEREMSSNKEQRSAVFVILFALITILILYSSNSASEVFHYGSLRGRSRRPINLRKWSITDGYVPILGNKGKVPFVVEHRLVHYGDCSGVV from the exons ATGAGTGG GTGTAAGTCTGAATCCCTGCCCCCTGGGCCACCTGCAGGACGCTGGCCCCTGCCCCTCAGCAGCCACGAGAGAGAGATGAGTAGCAACAAA GAGCAGCGGTCAGCAGTGTTCGTGATCCTCTTTGCTCTCATCACCATCCTCATCCTCTACAGCTCCAACAGTGCCAGTGAGGTCTTTCATTACGGCTCCCTAAGAGGCCGCAGCCGCCGGCCCATCAACCTCAGGAAGTGGAGCATCACCGATGGCTATGTCCCCATTCTAGGCAACAAG GGAAAAGTCCCATTCGTGGTTGAGCACAGGCTGGTTCACTATGGTGATTGCAGTGGAGTTGTGTGA
- the ST6GALNAC6 gene encoding alpha-N-acetylgalactosaminide alpha-2,6-sialyltransferase 6 isoform X2: protein MSSNKEQRSAVFVILFALITILILYSSNSASEVFHYGSLRGRSRRPINLRKWSITDGYVPILGNKTLPSRCHQCVIVTSSSHLLGTKLGPEIDRAECTIRMNDAPTTGYSADVGNKTTFRVVAHSSVFRVLRRPQEFVNRTPETVFIFWGPPNKMQKPQGSLVRTIQRAGLVFPNMEAYTVSPGRMRQFDDLFRGETGKDREKSHSWLSTGWFTMVIAVELCDHVHVYGMVPPDYCSGPACSACPTTTMSPRGRTSVSPTSRMSTVARATTTASSPRRGSSHPGPSCTGSPSPIPLGPRLPCLWGRHKGYKRSGSPPSHSTKGHLLANQGWPECLLSSQGLEEVYLPASQGLGVALGQSGIWTSMWLIRGVEISCPVRV, encoded by the exons ATGAGTAGCAACAAA GAGCAGCGGTCAGCAGTGTTCGTGATCCTCTTTGCTCTCATCACCATCCTCATCCTCTACAGCTCCAACAGTGCCAGTGAGGTCTTTCATTACGGCTCCCTAAGAGGCCGCAGCCGCCGGCCCATCAACCTCAGGAAGTGGAGCATCACCGATGGCTATGTCCCCATTCTAGGCAACAAG ACGCTGCCCTCCCGGTGCCACCAGTGTGTGATTGTCACCAGCTCCAGCCACCTGCTGGGCACCAAGCTGGGCCCTGAGATTGACCGGGCTGAGTGCACAATCCGCATGAATGACGCACCCACTACGGGCTACTCAGCAGATGTGGGCAACAAGACCACTTTCCGCGTGGTGGCCCATTCCAGTGTATTCCGTGTGCTGCGGAGACCCCAGGAGTTTGTCAACCGGACCCCCGAAACCGTGTTCATCTTCTGGGGCCCCCCGAACAAGATGCAGAAACCCCAGGGCAGCCTTGTGCGCACCATCCAGCGGGCAGGCCTGGTGTTCCCCAACATGGAGGCCTACACCGTCTCTCCCGGCCGCATGCGCCAATTTGACGACCTCTTCCGGGGTGAGACGGGCAAGGACAG GGAAAAGTCCCATTCGTGGTTGAGCACAGGCTGGTTCACTATGGTGATTGCAGTGGAGTTGTGTGACCACGTGCACGTCTATGGCATGGTCCCCCCTGACTACTGCAG CGGTCCCGCCTGCAGCGCATGCCCTACCACTACTATGAGCCCAAGGGGCCGGACGAGTGTGTCACCTACATCCAGAATGAGCACAGTCGCAAGGGCAACCACCACCGCTTCATCACCGAGAAGAGGGTCTTCTCATCCTGGGCCCAGCTGTACGGGATCACCTTCTCCCATCCCTCTTGGACCTAGGCTGCCCTGCCTGTGGGGCCGTCACAAGGGATACAAGAGAAGTGGCTCTCCACCCAGCCACTCCACCAAGGGCCATCTCCTGGCCAATCAAGGCTGGCCGGAGTGTCTCCTGTCCAGTCAGGGTCTTGAAGAAGTATATCTTCCAGCCAGTCAGGGCCTAGGGGTAGCTCTTGGCCAATCAGGGATTTGGACTTCTATGTGGTTAATCAGGGGTGTTGAGATTTCTTGTCCAGTCAGGGTCTGA
- the ST6GALNAC6 gene encoding alpha-N-acetylgalactosaminide alpha-2,6-sialyltransferase 6 isoform X3, protein MSGCKSESLPPGPPAGRWPLPLSSHEREMSSNKEQRSAVFVILFALITILILYSSNSASEVFHYGSLRGRSRRPINLRKWSITDGYVPILGNKTLPSRCHQCVIVTSSSHLLGTKLGPEIDRAECTIRMNDAPTTGYSADVGNKTTFRVVAHSSVFRVLRRPQEFVNRTPETVFIFWGPPNKMQKPQGSLVRTIQRAGLVFPNMEAYTVSPGRMRQFDDLFRGETGKDREKSHSWLSTGWFTMVIAVELCDHVHVYGMVPPDYCSQRSRLQRMPYHYYEPKGPDECVTYIQNEHSRKGNHHRFITEKRVFSSWAQLYGITFSHPSWT, encoded by the exons ATGAGTGG GTGTAAGTCTGAATCCCTGCCCCCTGGGCCACCTGCAGGACGCTGGCCCCTGCCCCTCAGCAGCCACGAGAGAGAGATGAGTAGCAACAAA GAGCAGCGGTCAGCAGTGTTCGTGATCCTCTTTGCTCTCATCACCATCCTCATCCTCTACAGCTCCAACAGTGCCAGTGAGGTCTTTCATTACGGCTCCCTAAGAGGCCGCAGCCGCCGGCCCATCAACCTCAGGAAGTGGAGCATCACCGATGGCTATGTCCCCATTCTAGGCAACAAG ACGCTGCCCTCCCGGTGCCACCAGTGTGTGATTGTCACCAGCTCCAGCCACCTGCTGGGCACCAAGCTGGGCCCTGAGATTGACCGGGCTGAGTGCACAATCCGCATGAATGACGCACCCACTACGGGCTACTCAGCAGATGTGGGCAACAAGACCACTTTCCGCGTGGTGGCCCATTCCAGTGTATTCCGTGTGCTGCGGAGACCCCAGGAGTTTGTCAACCGGACCCCCGAAACCGTGTTCATCTTCTGGGGCCCCCCGAACAAGATGCAGAAACCCCAGGGCAGCCTTGTGCGCACCATCCAGCGGGCAGGCCTGGTGTTCCCCAACATGGAGGCCTACACCGTCTCTCCCGGCCGCATGCGCCAATTTGACGACCTCTTCCGGGGTGAGACGGGCAAGGACAG GGAAAAGTCCCATTCGTGGTTGAGCACAGGCTGGTTCACTATGGTGATTGCAGTGGAGTTGTGTGACCACGTGCACGTCTATGGCATGGTCCCCCCTGACTACTGCAG CCAGCGGTCCCGCCTGCAGCGCATGCCCTACCACTACTATGAGCCCAAGGGGCCGGACGAGTGTGTCACCTACATCCAGAATGAGCACAGTCGCAAGGGCAACCACCACCGCTTCATCACCGAGAAGAGGGTCTTCTCATCCTGGGCCCAGCTGTACGGGATCACCTTCTCCCATCCCTCTTGGACCTAG
- the ST6GALNAC6 gene encoding alpha-N-acetylgalactosaminide alpha-2,6-sialyltransferase 6 isoform X4: MSSNKEQRSAVFVILFALITILILYSSNSASEVFHYGSLRGRSRRPINLRKWSITDGYVPILGNKTLPSRCHQCVIVTSSSHLLGTKLGPEIDRAECTIRMNDAPTTGYSADVGNKTTFRVVAHSSVFRVLRRPQEFVNRTPETVFIFWGPPNKMQKPQGSLVRTIQRAGLVFPNMEAYTVSPGRMRQFDDLFRGETGKDREKSHSWLSTGWFTMVIAVELCDHVHVYGMVPPDYCSQRSRLQRMPYHYYEPKGPDECVTYIQNEHSRKGNHHRFITEKRVFSSWAQLYGITFSHPSWT, translated from the exons ATGAGTAGCAACAAA GAGCAGCGGTCAGCAGTGTTCGTGATCCTCTTTGCTCTCATCACCATCCTCATCCTCTACAGCTCCAACAGTGCCAGTGAGGTCTTTCATTACGGCTCCCTAAGAGGCCGCAGCCGCCGGCCCATCAACCTCAGGAAGTGGAGCATCACCGATGGCTATGTCCCCATTCTAGGCAACAAG ACGCTGCCCTCCCGGTGCCACCAGTGTGTGATTGTCACCAGCTCCAGCCACCTGCTGGGCACCAAGCTGGGCCCTGAGATTGACCGGGCTGAGTGCACAATCCGCATGAATGACGCACCCACTACGGGCTACTCAGCAGATGTGGGCAACAAGACCACTTTCCGCGTGGTGGCCCATTCCAGTGTATTCCGTGTGCTGCGGAGACCCCAGGAGTTTGTCAACCGGACCCCCGAAACCGTGTTCATCTTCTGGGGCCCCCCGAACAAGATGCAGAAACCCCAGGGCAGCCTTGTGCGCACCATCCAGCGGGCAGGCCTGGTGTTCCCCAACATGGAGGCCTACACCGTCTCTCCCGGCCGCATGCGCCAATTTGACGACCTCTTCCGGGGTGAGACGGGCAAGGACAG GGAAAAGTCCCATTCGTGGTTGAGCACAGGCTGGTTCACTATGGTGATTGCAGTGGAGTTGTGTGACCACGTGCACGTCTATGGCATGGTCCCCCCTGACTACTGCAG CCAGCGGTCCCGCCTGCAGCGCATGCCCTACCACTACTATGAGCCCAAGGGGCCGGACGAGTGTGTCACCTACATCCAGAATGAGCACAGTCGCAAGGGCAACCACCACCGCTTCATCACCGAGAAGAGGGTCTTCTCATCCTGGGCCCAGCTGTACGGGATCACCTTCTCCCATCCCTCTTGGACCTAG
- the ST6GALNAC6 gene encoding alpha-N-acetylgalactosaminide alpha-2,6-sialyltransferase 6 isoform X1, with protein sequence MSGCKSESLPPGPPAGRWPLPLSSHEREMSSNKEQRSAVFVILFALITILILYSSNSASEVFHYGSLRGRSRRPINLRKWSITDGYVPILGNKTLPSRCHQCVIVTSSSHLLGTKLGPEIDRAECTIRMNDAPTTGYSADVGNKTTFRVVAHSSVFRVLRRPQEFVNRTPETVFIFWGPPNKMQKPQGSLVRTIQRAGLVFPNMEAYTVSPGRMRQFDDLFRGETGKDREKSHSWLSTGWFTMVIAVELCDHVHVYGMVPPDYCSGPACSACPTTTMSPRGRTSVSPTSRMSTVARATTTASSPRRGSSHPGPSCTGSPSPIPLGPRLPCLWGRHKGYKRSGSPPSHSTKGHLLANQGWPECLLSSQGLEEVYLPASQGLGVALGQSGIWTSMWLIRGVEISCPVRV encoded by the exons ATGAGTGG GTGTAAGTCTGAATCCCTGCCCCCTGGGCCACCTGCAGGACGCTGGCCCCTGCCCCTCAGCAGCCACGAGAGAGAGATGAGTAGCAACAAA GAGCAGCGGTCAGCAGTGTTCGTGATCCTCTTTGCTCTCATCACCATCCTCATCCTCTACAGCTCCAACAGTGCCAGTGAGGTCTTTCATTACGGCTCCCTAAGAGGCCGCAGCCGCCGGCCCATCAACCTCAGGAAGTGGAGCATCACCGATGGCTATGTCCCCATTCTAGGCAACAAG ACGCTGCCCTCCCGGTGCCACCAGTGTGTGATTGTCACCAGCTCCAGCCACCTGCTGGGCACCAAGCTGGGCCCTGAGATTGACCGGGCTGAGTGCACAATCCGCATGAATGACGCACCCACTACGGGCTACTCAGCAGATGTGGGCAACAAGACCACTTTCCGCGTGGTGGCCCATTCCAGTGTATTCCGTGTGCTGCGGAGACCCCAGGAGTTTGTCAACCGGACCCCCGAAACCGTGTTCATCTTCTGGGGCCCCCCGAACAAGATGCAGAAACCCCAGGGCAGCCTTGTGCGCACCATCCAGCGGGCAGGCCTGGTGTTCCCCAACATGGAGGCCTACACCGTCTCTCCCGGCCGCATGCGCCAATTTGACGACCTCTTCCGGGGTGAGACGGGCAAGGACAG GGAAAAGTCCCATTCGTGGTTGAGCACAGGCTGGTTCACTATGGTGATTGCAGTGGAGTTGTGTGACCACGTGCACGTCTATGGCATGGTCCCCCCTGACTACTGCAG CGGTCCCGCCTGCAGCGCATGCCCTACCACTACTATGAGCCCAAGGGGCCGGACGAGTGTGTCACCTACATCCAGAATGAGCACAGTCGCAAGGGCAACCACCACCGCTTCATCACCGAGAAGAGGGTCTTCTCATCCTGGGCCCAGCTGTACGGGATCACCTTCTCCCATCCCTCTTGGACCTAGGCTGCCCTGCCTGTGGGGCCGTCACAAGGGATACAAGAGAAGTGGCTCTCCACCCAGCCACTCCACCAAGGGCCATCTCCTGGCCAATCAAGGCTGGCCGGAGTGTCTCCTGTCCAGTCAGGGTCTTGAAGAAGTATATCTTCCAGCCAGTCAGGGCCTAGGGGTAGCTCTTGGCCAATCAGGGATTTGGACTTCTATGTGGTTAATCAGGGGTGTTGAGATTTCTTGTCCAGTCAGGGTCTGA